TGAGCAGACAATTTAAACAGCAAGTCTTTAGGAAGCTCACCAGCATCTCTCATTTTAGAAAGAGCAAAAAGCAAACCTTCATCATATAACAATATGCCCCTAACTCCCAAATCAACTGCCCTTTTAACGTCTTCAATAGCATAAACAAGGTTATTGTAACCTCTTAATCTATATCCTATACGTTTTCCCTCTTCAGTTTGAACAGTTGCACTTGTATCATATGGGGCTCTTGGACCAACTGCTAAAAACAATTGCATATTTGCATCTTGAGCCAAATCAACCATTTCGCTTATCTCCTCATCCAATAGGAACATGATCCCTTTGGTTTGGGTGGCTCGGTGAATTGTTAAGTCATAATCATTGGAAGCCTCTAAAAGAGATTCGAGCGCAGAAGGACCTTGTATTCCAGGAACTTCAAATCTATATTGTCCCCCATCTTCAAATCTCTTTTGGGATATGTAATCATCGTGTATTTCATTGATTCCTAACTTTTCCAATGATTTTTTAGTTTCATCCATCATAAAAATCACTTTTAATAAATAATTGATAAAATTTAATTCACTTCAATAATTTATTCAATCAATAAATTTTAACTTTAATCTAATAAATCCAATTCTTCAAAAACTTCATGAATAGAATACTCTTCCATATGTTTAATTATTTGTAACTTATTCATATTAAACTTAGGATTTAAAAGTTTGAATTTCTCTAAAATATCTTCCTCAGTTAAAGGATTTTCCGCTTCTCCCAACGGATAATAAGTGGTTTCCTCTAAGTTTTCATATGTATTAGCATTAAACCTAATTCCAACTTCAGATGGTCTTTTTTCAGGAACCATTTGATCCAATTCTTCATTATTATTGATATGAATCTTGCTTACAATTTCCCTTACCTTCAAGATGTCCTTATCAGAGGATTTTTCATCAAAAAGACCTTTATCAATCAATTCATCAATTGAATCCAAGCCCAAATCATCTAAAACCAATGCAATGGCTACAGCATAAGGTAATGATTGCTTTAAGTCCTGTGCATTTTTAGGATCATAATTGTCATGTTCACTAGAAATCCTGTAGGTTTCGATATCAATAGAAGAGATGTCTGAATAATCAATTTTCGAATTCTTCAAATCATTTAGTTCACCCAATTCATCCAATTCATCCAATTCCCCCTTTAAAGTTAAAGTAGAATCAATAGCGGAATGAATATGCCTGCAAAATGGATATTTCTTCAAATAGACATTGTTTATATGGAATTTTTTTAAGTTCATATCAATAAATTCTGATAATTTTGAATCATCCAAATTGCAATCATCATCACAATGCCTATCATATAAATCTGAAGCCATGGCTTTTATGAATCCTTCATTCCCATCAATCAATGATTCTCCGCCAGTGAATCCATTTTTAGCAAGATATGCTGACAAGATTCCATTGTAAACTGCATTTCCAACATGCAATGATTTTCCCATTGTACCAGCGTGATCTGCTTCAAGAAGTCCGGATGATTGGGTTGCACATAAGCCTAAACAATGTTCTGTTTTCTCCTTATTCAAGATTAAAAGCTTTGATGCAACTGCTCCAGCTGCAAATGTTCCTATTGTTCCGGTGCTATGAAATCCCTGATTTCTATGGTCCTGATTAACGAGCATTCCAAGAGAAATAGCTATTTCATATCCTCCAATGACTGCTTCAAGAAACTCTTCAGATGTGATATCCAAATCCAAATTCTTGTCTGATATCATTGCCAAAGCTGTAGAAAAGACAACAGATCCAGGATGCAATTGTGCCCACCTATGGCCATCATCCAAATCCAAGCTATGAGATGCGATTCCATATACAAATCCCTTATTTAATGAATTAAAATCATTTCCATACAATTCATAAATGGTTTTTATGGCTATCTGGGCATTTTCACTTTCCAAACCTCTTAGATAAACTGCCAAATAGTCAATGAAACATGATTTAGCCTTTTCAATAGCTTCTTTAGGAATATCCTCATATTTCAAATGAATCAAATATTGGGACAATTGATTGATAATCATAATCTTATCTTTATAATTACTATATAATAAATTGATACAATTTTAAAGAAAATAAAATGAAAATTATTAAAAATTTAAAGATTTAAAGATTTGAAAAATAGTGAAATGTTAAGAATTTTAAAAAATGAAAAAATAATAATAAAAAATAATAAGTAACTATACCATTCCTGTAGCAACTAAAGTGATATGAGCAATAGCTGCAGAACAAAGGTAAGTTCCTGAAATAACTATTAATGTAATGATGATTCCTTTCCAACCGATCTTCTTGAACTCTTCCCAATCGTTACCGATTGCAATACCTACATATGCTAAAAATGCAGTGCATATTGTAGTCAATTCAATTTGAGAAACATAATGAACCAGGAAGTCAGCTGTTGGAACACCGGGAATAGCTACAAAAATACCGATTAGGCTGATGTAAATGATTGCTTGAATGTTCCATGGAATAATCCTTTCAAGAGCCATGCCTATAATTGTAATAAGTGAAATCAAAAGCATTCCAATGAATGCATCAATGATTGAAGTATGGAATCCTATGAAATTTCCTACCGCCACAATGAATGAAAATATAACAAGGAATGTGGCCCATCTTTCAAGCTTACCTACAGTCAAGTCATCTGTAGTTGCATACTTATCATGCTTTACCTCTTCAATGGCATAATCATCATCAATGCTTATTTCCTCATTATGCCCTAATATATGAGGGGATAGCCAATCATACATCCTTTCTGCAATAGGCAATGATACGAATATGCACATATAAATACCGAAACAGAATGAAAGAAGATTTCTGCATCCTGCAAAAGCCTCTAGTTGAGTATCCATTGATGGGAACATATGCATCAATAGAGCAAGAGCTGCAGCATTCATACTTGCACTTCCTACACCTGATGCCATAGCGTAAGCATATGGATGCATAGGTATCACTGAAGCGCTGATGCTTGATAAAAAGCTGATGAAAGAGTGCCTAAAATGGATCTAATAACAAAAACAGCCAAAACTCCACGAGTCTCGGGGGATTTGAAACCATACTTATCGATAATGACCCCTAAGTTAGGTTCGTGACAAATGGAACTGGTCATACCGATAACTTCCCTTCTAAAACCTAAAAATAGAGCAATAGGCAATGCCAATAGGGTTCCTAAATTACCTATTTGCTGAAAAATCAAAGCAGGAGCCACTTGGAAAATACCGGATATTGCCTGACCACTTGAAATAGCCAATTTGGTGATTAGGACACCAATGAATAAAACCATTGCACCTTCAGTCACCTTAGATTGCTTAGGCCCAACAAACTTGATAGGCTTCGCGAGATAAAGAGCCAACCCTAAAACAAGTGCATAGATCAATGGCAATAATAAGACACTTATGGCATCTGTAATTTTAATCTCCTTAACTCCAATGAACATTGAAATAATAACCAATAGAAATACAACAATGTGTAAGTTATACTCCTTCCATGGAGGCCTCTTCTTAATTGCCCTATCAGTTTTTTCCCTAAATGGATGTTGTTGACTATCAGTGATAAAATCACACCTTGATACAATACATTAAAAACTTCACATAGTAAACTAAATTTTACAAATATTAATCTTTAATTTATTATTTATAAACTAATCTATCTAATCCTTAAAAATTATAAAACCTGGTAAAAAATAGACTGATTATTAAAATTTTAAAAAATAACGATTAATTATTATTAAAAAATAATTAATTAAAATTAAAAAAGAAGATAATCAATGAGAAAAATTAAAAAATAATTAATTAAAATTAAAAAAGAAGATAATCAATGAGAAAAATTAAAAAATAATTAATTAAAATTAAAAAAGAAAACAAATAGATGATTTTAAGATGAACTTCTTAAATCATACCTGTTAATAATAAAACTACATCTGCAATGCTTGCAGAGCCAAGGTAAGTTCCAGTGATTACAATCATGGCAACAATGATTCCTTTCCAACCGATCTTCTTGAACTCTTCCCAATCGTTACCGATTGCAATACCTACATATGCTAAAAATGCAGTGCATATTGTAGTCAATTCAATTTGAGAAACATAATGAACTATAAAATCAGCAGTTGGAACACCAGGAATAGCCACTATAATACCAATTAAACTTATGTAAATAATTGATTGGATATTCCATGGAATAACTCTCTCAAGAGCCATACCTATAATTGTAATGAGTGAAATCAAGAGCATTCCAATGAATACATCACTTATTGGGGTTTTATAACCTACAAAATTTCCAATAGCCACAATAAATGAAAATATAACAAGGAATGTAGCCCATCTTTTAAGCTTACCTGAACTTAAATCCTCTGAAGCAGCATACTTATCATCCTTTACCCCTTCAATGGCATATTCATCATCAATAGTAATCTCATCGTCTTTACCTATAATTGGAGAAAGCCATTTATACAATCTTTCTGCAATAGGCAATGAAATGAAAATACACATGTAAATTCCTAAACAGAATGAAAGAATATTACTGCATCCTGCAAATGCCTCAAGTTGAGTGGCCATAGCTGGGTACGAATGCACTAATGGAACCAATGCTGCAGCATTCATACTTGCACTACCTATACCAGATGCCATTGCAAATGCATATGGATGGAATGGTATGAGGGAAACACATATGCTTGAGAGGAAACTGATATAAGGAGTACCTATAATTGATCCAATTACGAAAATAGCCAAAACTCCACGAGTCTCGGGGGATTTGAAACCGTATTTGTCAATGATAACACCTAAGTTAGGTTCACGGCAAATGGAACTTGCCATACCAATAACTTCCCTTCTAAAACCTAAAAGCAAAGCAACAGGCAACGCTATAAGAGTACCTAAATCACCTAAAAGCTGTAAAATCAAAGCAGGACCTACCTTAAAAATAATATTAATAGATTGTCCACTTGAAATAGCCAATTTAGCAATCAGAACACCAATGAATAAAACCATAGCCCCTTCAGCCACCTTAGATTGCTTAGACCCAACAAATTTGATAGGTTTGGCCAAATAAAGACATAATCCCATAACCAAAGCATAGATTAAAGGTAATAGCAAAATACTGATAGTATCGGTTATCTTAATCTCTTTCACTCCAATGAACATTGAGATAATAACTAAAATAAACACTACAATATGTAAATTATATTCCTTCCATGGAGGTCTCTTCTTAATTGCCCTATCAGTTTTTTCCCTAAATGGGTGTGACGATTGATCAGTAATAAAACCACTCCTAATTGTAATATGAAAAATTTTTTCAAAAATAAAAATACATTCTTAAATTTAAGTTTTTAGTTTATTACTTATAAACTAATCTATTTTATCCTCAAAAATGATAAATAATGAATAATAGTGACAAATAATGATAAATGTCATGCAACTAGGTTAAACAATTACTTGATAAATATCATGCAACTAGATTAAATAATGACAAATATTATGTAACTAAATTAAATGAAACTTAAGAATAAGTATTTAAAAATGAAGAAAATGATATTTAAATAAAAAAATTGTTTAAAAAAAAAGAAACTTAAAAAAAATGATTATTCCAAATTCATGCGAATCAAAGGCTTGGCCAAATGACGTCTAGCTGAGACTGGAGTTTCATAGAATTTGCCATTGATTAAGGATCTTTCAACCTTTTCAGCTATTTTTTCATCTGAATCTACTCTTTTGCCACAGCTTTTGCACTTGAATCCTTTTCCTTTTCCTGCAGAAGTCATTCTTTTTCCACATTCACAAATAGGATTCCTATAGATGAATTCATTTAGATTTATGACTTGGAACTTTTCAATGTTGAAAGTGTTCTGTTCCCCTATTCCACCGTAAAGCTCTATCTCATCTCCAGCTCTCAATTTTGCTACAGTTTTTCTAAAGTTCTTGGTTGGTTCATATGCACCACATTCAATTTCTCCTGATCCATCATATAAAGTGAAGAACATGTGTCCTCCTTCAATTATATGTGGCTTGTCCTTGACAAAACCTTTTATCTTATAGCAGGAATACTGTTTAAGCTCACTAATTGAATTTGCATTTTGAATGTGCATGTCAGTATGCTGATTTGTCTTGAAAATGCATGAATCCACAATCTCTTCATTTGGTATTACAATATCCCTTGCAGTCTCTAGAACTTCAGGACTGTTGGATCTGATACCATAAAGAACAGGGCATGGAGTTTTAGGTTCAATAGCCAAATACTTGCCATCTATGTTTTCAAAGGTTTCCGGATAAGTTTCCTTGTCCATTTCAACAACAGAATCATAATCAATATTTCTTTTTGTACCATATCTTGATGGATGCCTATATGCCAATAGTTCATATGTATAGTCTTCAAGAGGACATGAAATAGCTGCAATGGAACCGATTATCCCTCTTCCTTTCTTGAACTTATGGATTTCAGCGCCAATATGATTTGCAAATTCCTCTGCCTCTTCAATAGTTATGATGGAATAGATTGCCTTAAAGGCGTAGTCAATCATCTCTTCAGTGATTTGACCTTGGTAGAATACAACTCCAGGATTAGTATTGTCACAATCAAACATTGAAAGCTCTGATACATACTTAAGGACAATTTCCTTTGCCAAAGCAATGTTTTGATCCATACTCAATTTGAATGACACTCCTCCATTTCCCCTTGTCTTGAATCTTGCAAAAGGGTTTAGACGAATCAATCTTGGATGGCCAATAATCTTTATACCATTGTCCCTGAATTCGTTTAGGATAGTGGATGCGAGAAATGTTGTGCACATTCCATCTGGAGAGTCTGTATCATCAATTCCAATATAAAAATAATCCATATAAATCACTGAAATTCCACTATGATTAATTAAAAAATTTAGTTAAGCAATTAAAGATTAACTATTAATAATCAAAAATCTAGAAAATTAAATAGTCAATTTTATATTAATCTTAAAAGATAATAATATTATTAAGGTTTATTGAAACTAATTAATAAATTCTATCTAAAAATACTATCAAAAAATTATCAGAAATCAAACTGAATTTATACGAGGCAATCCTATGGCAATAACAAATAGGAATCAATTAATACGAGAAGTTTATCAACTGCTAAACAAAGAGGGCTTTGAAACATCAAACATTTATGAACAAAGCTGCTTTGATATAGTGGCTCGTAAGAAATTGCTAATTCTACTTTTAAAAGTCCTCGTGAATATCGATAGTATAAATGAATCTCATGTAGAAGAGATTAGGCAGATCTCCAATGTTTTCTTAGCCAGTCCAATCATTGTAGGAGTGAAATCCAAAAACCATATTTTGGAAGAGGATGTTGTCTATGAAAGACATGGGCTTCCTGCAATTGGCCTTGAAACCTTAAAGAACATGATTGTCTATGACGAATATCCTGAAATTCTTGCAGACCGTGGCGGATATTATGTTCAAATCAATGGGAATGTTCTAAAGGAATACAGAGAAGAATACAACTTATCTTTGAAGGATTTGGCTGATTTGGCACATGTTTCAAGAGCTACAATGTACAAGTATGAAAATGGAATGGTGAGAGCAAACACTGAAACTGCAATGCTCCTTGAAGAAATCTTGAATACCAAAATTACCCTTGACATCGACCTTTTTGAACCGTATCAGGAAGACATTAAGCTAAAGGCAGATACAAGCAGTCTAAATCAGACCCAAGGAACAAATGCTCAAAACTTGGCAAAATTAGGTTTTGGTGTGGTTTCAACCAATAAGAGTCCATTTGATGCACTTGCTAAAGCTGAAATAGCTACCAGAAAGAAAGAACAAACTCCACTTATAGCAAATCTTAATGTTCAGGATGAGCAGAATACAAAAACATTGAAGAAGATGGCAATCAGCTTAAATGACCTTTCTCTTGTAACCTCTTCAGATTCATTCTTTGTGCTTAAAGATGATAAGATCAAGGATTCAATTGATGGAATTCCAGTTATCAAGTCATGGGAAATGAAAGAGGTCGAGAATTCTAAAGAGTTCTTAAGGTTGATTAGAGAAAGAAGAAACAATTAATAAAATTTTTTATTTGAATTAAAATTATTATTAGGTGAAAATATGGATTTTCAAAAAAATAGAGGAATGATCATTCTTATTATTGCATTGATATTAGCTATTATATTGACTTTTTATGTTGGAATTGTCAATCCAATCATTTTAGGATTGGGAATTC
This genomic window from Methanobrevibacter ruminantium contains:
- a CDS encoding MmgE/PrpD family protein, with translation MIINQLSQYLIHLKYEDIPKEAIEKAKSCFIDYLAVYLRGLESENAQIAIKTIYELYGNDFNSLNKGFVYGIASHSLDLDDGHRWAQLHPGSVVFSTALAMISDKNLDLDITSEEFLEAVIGGYEIAISLGMLVNQDHRNQGFHSTGTIGTFAAGAVASKLLILNKEKTEHCLGLCATQSSGLLEADHAGTMGKSLHVGNAVYNGILSAYLAKNGFTGGESLIDGNEGFIKAMASDLYDRHCDDDCNLDDSKLSEFIDMNLKKFHINNVYLKKYPFCRHIHSAIDSTLTLKGELDELDELGELNDLKNSKIDYSDISSIDIETYRISSEHDNYDPKNAQDLKQSLPYAVAIALVLDDLGLDSIDELIDKGLFDEKSSDKDILKVREIVSKIHINNNEELDQMVPEKRPSEVGIRFNANTYENLEETTYYPLGEAENPLTEEDILEKFKLLNPKFNMNKLQIIKHMEEYSIHEVFEELDLLD
- a CDS encoding tRNA(Ile)(2)-agmatinylcytidine synthase, producing the protein MIYMDYFYIGIDDTDSPDGMCTTFLASTILNEFRDNGIKIIGHPRLIRLNPFARFKTRGNGGVSFKLSMDQNIALAKEIVLKYVSELSMFDCDNTNPGVVFYQGQITEEMIDYAFKAIYSIITIEEAEEFANHIGAEIHKFKKGRGIIGSIAAISCPLEDYTYELLAYRHPSRYGTKRNIDYDSVVEMDKETYPETFENIDGKYLAIEPKTPCPVLYGIRSNSPEVLETARDIVIPNEEIVDSCIFKTNQHTDMHIQNANSISELKQYSCYKIKGFVKDKPHIIEGGHMFFTLYDGSGEIECGAYEPTKNFRKTVAKLRAGDEIELYGGIGEQNTFNIEKFQVINLNEFIYRNPICECGKRMTSAGKGKGFKCKSCGKRVDSDEKIAEKVERSLINGKFYETPVSARRHLAKPLIRMNLE
- a CDS encoding peptidase, with amino-acid sequence MDETKKSLEKLGINEIHDDYISQKRFEDGGQYRFEVPGIQGPSALESLLEASNDYDLTIHRATQTKGIMFLLDEEISEMVDLAQDANMQLFLAVGPRAPYDTSATVQTEEGKRIGYRLRGYNNLVYAIEDVKRAVDLGVRGILLYDEGLLFALSKMRDAGELPKDLLFKLSAHAGCSNPASAKLFESIGLNSLNPVRDLQIPMLASLRDAIDIPIDIHTENPKSTGGFIRHYEVPEMIKVTSPVYLKTGGSVAKHHSWDTTEKEARQRAKQVALIRDLIERHYPDAIMSKL
- a CDS encoding transcriptional regulator translates to MTNRNQLIREVYQLLNKEGFETSNIYEQSCFDIVARKKLLILLLKVLVNIDSINESHVEEIRQISNVFLASPIIVGVKSKNHILEEDVVYERHGLPAIGLETLKNMIVYDEYPEILADRGGYYVQINGNVLKEYREEYNLSLKDLADLAHVSRATMYKYENGMVRANTETAMLLEEILNTKITLDIDLFEPYQEDIKLKADTSSLNQTQGTNAQNLAKLGFGVVSTNKSPFDALAKAEIATRKKEQTPLIANLNVQDEQNTKTLKKMAISLNDLSLVTSSDSFFVLKDDKIKDSIDGIPVIKSWEMKEVENSKEFLRLIRERRNN
- a CDS encoding DUF3100 domain-containing protein — encoded protein: MFILVIISMFIGVKEIKITDTISILLLPLIYALVMGLCLYLAKPIKFVGSKQSKVAEGAMVLFIGVLIAKLAISSGQSINIIFKVGPALILQLLGDLGTLIALPVALLLGFRREVIGMASSICREPNLGVIIDKYGFKSPETRGVLAIFVIGSIIGTPYISFLSSICVSLIPFHPYAFAMASGIGSASMNAAALVPLVHSYPAMATQLEAFAGCSNILSFCLGIYMCIFISLPIAERLYKWLSPIIGKDDEITIDDEYAIEGVKDDKYAASEDLSSGKLKRWATFLVIFSFIVAIGNFVGYKTPISDVFIGMLLISLITIIGMALERVIPWNIQSIIYISLIGIIVAIPGVPTADFIVHYVSQIELTTICTAFLAYVGIAIGNDWEEFKKIGWKGIIVAMIVITGTYLGSASIADVVLLLTGMI